Within Streptomyces roseirectus, the genomic segment GGTGTCGGCGATGGTGCGTTGGTCGGTGGGGGCGGCGGCGAGGCCGGCGTCGGCGAGGTCGTCGCCGTTGCCGAGGTAGGGGAGGAGGAGGGCGGGGTCTACGGCTGTGATGACGCCGGTGACGTCTAGGCCGCCCGCTGCTACTACCTCCGCCATGGCCTTTGGCTCCACCGAGTCCCAGAGTTCGACGATCGCCAGCGGGGTCTCGTCGGCGCGGGAGAGGCGGCGGAGTTCGGGGACCAGGTCCTCGCGGAGCGCGCAGCAGGCGCAGTCGTTCGAGAGGGGGGCCTCGCCGGTCTCCCGGATGCCCGTGGCGTCCTGGATGGTGCGGATCACCTTGCCCGAGACGGCCGTCGCGAGGTCGTGGTGGAGGACGACGCTGCCGGGGACGTCCCTCAGGAGCTGTGCGACCGTCGCCTTGCGGGCCGCCGTGTGCAGCCCGCCGACGATCACGACGGACAGGCTCACGCGCCCGCCCGCTTTCCGTAGCGCTTCTCGAAGCGTTCGACGCGGCCGGCCGTGTCCAGGACGCGGGCCGTGCCGGTGTAGAAGGGGTGGCTGACGTTCGAGATCTCGACGTCCACGACCGGGTAGGTCTGGCCGTCCTCCCACTCGATCGTCTTCTCGCTCGTCATCGTCGAGCGGGTCAGGAAGGCGTAGTTCGCGGCACGGTCACGGAAGACGACGGGCCCGTACGCCGGGTGGATTCCCTCTCGCATGGCTTTCAGCGCTCCTCTCGGAAGTCGACGTGGCGGCCGACGACCGGGTCGTACTTGCGCAGGGTCATGCGGTCCGGGTCGTTTCGGCGGTTCTTGCGGGTCACGTAGGTGTAGCCGGTCCCCGCCGTGGAGCGGAGCTTGATGACCGGGCGGAGTTCGTTGCGTGCCATGCTGGTACCTTACTGAAAACGACTTCCATTAGCGACAAGGGATTGAGAGAGGTAGGTCACTCATGTCGGCGCATTGCATGCTGACGGGGGCGCAGCCGGGGTTCGGGAACCGGATCTCGCACTCGCACCGGCGGACTTCGCGGCGGTTCGACCCCAACATCCAGTCGAAGCGGTACTGGTTGCCCAGTGAGGGGCGGTACGTGCGGCTGCGGCTGTCCGCGAAGGGGATCAAGACCGTCGACTCCATCGGGGTCGAGGCGGCCGTGGTGCGGATCCGGGCGCGGGGGGTGCGGGTCTGATGGCGAAGAAGAGCAAGATCGCGGCGAATGAGCGGCGGCAGGAGATCGTCGCGCGGTACGCCGCTCGGCGGGCCGAGTTGAAGGAGATCATCCGGCGGCCGTCGTCCTCCGAGGAGGAACGGGCCGCCGCCCGGCGGGAGTTGGAGCGGCAGCCGCGTGACGCGAGCGCTACGCGGGTGCGGAACCGGGATCAGGTGGACGGGCGGCCCCGGGGGTATTTCCGGGCGTTCGGGTTGTCCCGGGTGAGCTTGCGGGAGCAGGCGCACGCGGGGTATCTGCCGGGGGTTCGGAAGAGTTCCTGGTAGGTCGGGTGCGGGTTGTGTGTGGTTGCTCGCGCCCACGCGGCGGTAGCCGCAAATCGGTACAGCCCCGCGCCCCTGAAAAAGCGGGTGTGGCTGGTAGCTTGCCGTCGTTCTCGGCTTCTAGGGCTTGGAGTGTGCGGTGGCTTCTGTGGGCTTGCGTGGCGCGGGTTTGGTGGTGGGGGCCGTTCTGATGGCTGGGTGCAGTGGTGGGGGTGGGGACTCGCCGTCGCCTTCGCCCGAGCCGTCGACGGCCTCCTCCTCCCCCGCCGTCCCTTCTCCGTCGCCGTCCGCCTCCTCCCCCACGCTCTCCGGGAGTTGGCTCGGGACCGGGGGTGGGGAAGCCGTGGTGTTGATGGTGGATGGGGGGAAGGCGTCGCTGTATGCGACCGGGGGGACCGTGTGTAACGGGACGGTGGGGGCGGGGGTGGTTCGGTTGAGGTGTGTGGCGGGGAAGAAGGACCGGACCGTCGGGACGGTGGACTCCCTGGGTGCGGAGAAGTTGGTGGTGACGTGGGCGGGGAGTGTGGGGAAGGAGACGTACACCAAGGCGGACGGGAGTGTGTTGCCGTCGGGGGTGCCGACCGGGGGGCTCGGGTAGGGGATGATCCCCCTGGCTATCGTCACTCGTTCCTAGGGATCAGTTCATGCGCGCCGTTCCGCTCCGTCTGTGTGTCGCCGTGTTCTCCGCGGCTCTTGTGCTGTCCGCCTGTTCCGGGGGCGGTGACGACGAGAAGAACGCGGACGCCGGCGCGTCGCCGTCCGCTTCCGCCGCCGGGGGCGGGTCGGGGTGTGCCGCGGACAAGCTGGACGCGGCGGTCGGCGCGGTCAACGCGGCGCCGGGGGTCGGGGACAGCGGGAACGTCACGTTCACCCTCACCAACACCGGCGCGGAGTGCTCCCTGGCGGGCTTTCCCCAGCTGGAGTTGAAGGCCGGCGGTGCCTCCGCCGTCGTCCCGCAGGACCCTGCGGCGGTGGCGCAGGAGGTGACGTTGCCGGAGCAGGGGACGGCGTCGTTCACGGTCACCTACACGCGCGGGGACGGTGACAAGGCGATCAAGGCGACGAAGCTGGCGTTCGGGGTGGCCGCCGGGGCGGTCAAGGAGTTCGACTGGTCGTACGGGGATGTCGTGCTCGCCGATGCCAAGAAGGCGGACGCGACGGTGAGCGGGTTCCAGCAGGCCGGGGACTGATCCTGTGGGCGGGGGACTCTAGTCCCGTAGGCGGGGGCGGTTTTCGACTGTTGCTCTGTCGGCCGCCTCCGCGCCCTCCGTCCAGCCGGCCTCGTCGGTGATGCCTCGTAGGCGGGTGGTGACGGTGTGGGGGAAGAGGTGGTCCGTGGCGGTGGTGACGGCTATGTCGCGGGTGGCCAGGACCGGGAGGAGGGTTTCGGGGATCTGGGTGCGGGTCGCCTCGGTGAGGCGGGCGCCCACGCGGTGGGCGTAGGCGGCCAGGAAGGACTGGCGGAACGTCTTCGTGCGCTTGCGGCCCGAGGCCCGCTGGGCGGCTTCCGCGCGGGTCATCGCCGTCTCCGCCTGGACGAGGAGGGAGGCGTAGAGGAGTTCCACCGCCTCCAGGTCGGCCTCGAAGCCGACGACCGTGGAGAAGCAGAAGGGTTCGTTCCACACCGACTTGCAGTGGTTGGCGTCCGCGACCGCGTCCAGGAGGACGGCCTTCGCCTGTTCGTAGGGGGGTTCCACGCCGATGCGGCAGGCCGTGGGGGTGTCGGGGGACGGGGTTCCGGCGGCCAGCAGTGCCTCGTCCACGCTGTGGCGGGCCATCAGTTCCTGGGCCTTCGCGGTCAGGGCTTCGGCCTCGTCCGGGTAGGTCGTCGCCTCCGCCTTCGCCAGGAGGGCGCGGATCTTGGCGAGGGTGCGGTTCGTGGTGGGGGCGGTGGGTTTTCCGGGTTCCGTCAGGGGTTCCAGGGTGGGCAGGCGCAGGAGGAGGCGGTACAGCTCCAGGAGGTTGGTGGCCTCGGTGAAACGGTCCGTTCTCGGTGGGGGGTTGTCCGGGAGGGCCGTCAGCTGGGCGGTCCAGCGGGGGCCCCGGTGTTTGTCCGACTTCGCCTGGGTGCGGATCAAGGTGGTCAGGTGGTGGGTGTGAGCGGGGGTGAGGTCCCTGCGGGTCAGGCGGACGAGGTCCGCGGGCTGCCAGCCTCTGTGCCATGCCGTCGTCAGGAGGTCTTCGCCTCTGGCGCGCAGGTCGGCGTCCGTGGTGGGGTCCGCGGCCAGGAGGGAGGCGGCCGTGTCGAGGGTGGTGTCCGTGGTGTCGTACAGGGCCGTCTTCAGGGCCTGGGTGACTGTGGGGTGGGGGTGAGTGCTCACGTGATATCTCCGAGGATGCCCCCTCAGGACGTGCCGGAGTCCTGGCCCGGTGGGGGGACGCTGCCGGGCATGACGGGGGGCGGGCCGAACCCCTGCTGAGGAGACGGATGCTGCTGGATCCGGGGTTCTGGCGGGGTGGCGGTGCGGCGCTTGCGGACGACGACGGCTGTTGCCGCGCCGATCGCGACGAGGGCCGCGATCCCGAGGCCGAGCCAGGAAGTTCCGTCGTCCCCCTTGGAGGAGGCTGCCGCCTTCGCCGGTTCGCTCGCTCTGGCGGACGGGACCGGGCTGGGGGACGCCGACTGCCGCGCCTCCGCGAGGTCAGGGAGGGGGTAGACGTCCGCCGGGCCCGGGTCGCCGGGGTTCTGGAGGGCGATGCGGGGGCGGACGATGCCGTAGCCGATGGCGTCGTTGCGCTTGGCGCCGTCCGTAGGGCCACCGATGGTGTTCAGCATCACGCGCAGGACCTGGTTGTTCGTCCACGTGGGGTGGACGGACCAGATCAGGGCAGCGCTGGCAGAGGCCAGGGCGGTGGCGTCGCTGGTACCGCTGGTGGTGCAGAGGCCGGTCTTGCCACCGCAGGCGTGGACCATGTCCTCGCCGGGGGCGGCCATGTCAACCTGGGGGCCGTACTGAGAGAAGTCAGTCCGGTGAAGGTCCTTGCCGACCGCCGCGACGCCGACGACACCGGGGGTGGCCGCCGGGTACTCAGGCAAGTTGGCCTCGTTCCCGCTGTTTCCGGCAGACGCGAAGATCAACGAGCCCTTGTCCAAAGCGTACTTGACCGCCTCGGCTACTTCCGGCGTGTCCTCCCGGGCTGCCTGGGAGACGTTGATGACCTTCGCGCCATGGTCAGCGGCGTAGCGAATTGCTTGTGCGAGAGCCTCGTTGAAGATTTTGTTCCCTTCGGCCATGTTGGCCCCTGCGCCACTCTCGGGCAGGCGGATCGGCAGGATCTTGGCACCGGGAGCAAGGCCGAAGGAGCCGTTCCCGCCGAAATTGGCACCGGTCGCCGCGATCAGGGCGGCCATGCCGGTGCCGTGGCCCAAGGTGTCGTAGTTGGTGTGTTCGTCGCCGGGCTGATCTGTGGCGTAGTCCTTGCCCGGGAGAACACGCCCTACGAGGTCAGGGTTGGTGGGGTCGACACCGGTGTCGATGACCGCGACCGTCACACCCTTGCCGGTGCTGGTCTTCCACATGCTCTCGGCCTGCATCCGGTCCAGGTACCACTGGCGCTGGCGGATCGTCTCGGCACTGGCGGCCGGCGCTGTGGCAGCGCCCGTCAGCAGCAGACCGAGGACCGTGGCCGCGACGACACGACGGACCCCGCGTCGCGTACTGCTGGCACTCATGGACTTCCCTCTCCCTGTTTCCTGAACGCGTCAGTCGACGACCGGCGGCACGGTGGGCCGATGGTTCCGACGCCAAGTCTCCTCGTCCTCGGTGGCTCCGTACGGCCGACCACTTCCGTTTCTCGCGTTCCGGAGAGGAACTGATTGGGACGGGCCTGAGGCCGCAGCCCCCGTCCGGCCCTCGCCGGGGCGTCCTGCGGCGGTTGTGCCGCCGGTGACCGGGGTTCGGACGGCGCCGGGCACCTGTCCTCCCGTGTTCCTCGGCCGCTGGATGGAACTACCTCCTACGACACCGGCGTTGGAGGCGGGGCGCCCTCCGACGATGCCACCGGAGCCGGATGGGGAGACCGGACGGCCGCCGGGGGCCGTGCCGGGGGTGCCCGCCGCCCTGCCGAACGGATTCGTCGTACCGGGGGTGTGGCCCATGGGCCCCATCGGGCCGCGTACGGGCGCGCCTTCCCCTCCCACGACCGTGCCGCGCGGGATGGCCCCGGTCGGCCGGCTCTCGGAGGGGAGGACGGGACGGCCGCCGATGATGCCGTTAGAGCCGCCGGAGATGCCTGGAGTGCGGCCGAAGACCGTCCCCGGCTCGTGGCCGACCGGGGACATGGGCACTCTGCCCGCCCCGAGCGTGCGGCCCTGAGGCGTCGGGTTGTTGACGGGCAGGGCTTGCCCGCTGCTGAACAACGGAGGCACGGGGCCGGTCTGTGGTACCGGCCCCCTCACGGGGCCGGGATCGGCAGGAACGCGTGGGGTGTCCACCGGAGTCTGCGTCGGCAACGTACCGACCGAGTCGATACCCGTCCGCACCGGAGGCAAGGTCTCACCCGGGACACGCGGCTGGACTACGGGAGCGCCGGAGACCTGCCCCACAGGAGAAACCCCAGCCGATTCGCTCCCCGCCGCCCCGCTACTGGCCGCATGGAGCGTCCTGGCGGAAATTGTTCCGGAAGATCCAGCGGTCCCAGAGTCGGCGACGCCTTTGGCATCAGCCGACAAAACGTTTTGAGGCATGACCGCCTGGGGCGGCGGTGGAAGTCTCGGTCTCTCCAACGAGTTCAGCTGCGTAGCCGACCAGGAGTACGACTGTGCCAGCTTGTTCATCTGGGTGGCCGCCTCCAGGCGAACCTTCTCCTGATCCGCCTTCAGAGCTGCCAACTCCGCCGACGACTTGGACGCGATGGAGGCCGCGTCGGGGTCGTTGCGCGCGGCGTTCACGGCGGCAAGGTTGGCCGTGGTGCCGGGCAGATCGCGGGGGATGGCGGACTGGGCCAGGGAGATGGCGTCCGAGGCATGCCCGAGCCAGGTGCCGGAGTCACGGCTGAAGTCGCTCAGACGCAGGGTCGCGTTCGCGAGGTCAGCCGCCCAGGTGCGAAAGGCGTCGGCGCCCTCGCCCTTCCAGGCCACCCACTGCGGACGGACCTTCAGTTCCTCGGCGATCTTCTCGATCTCGTCGGCTGCCTTCTTCAGACGGTCCGCCGCGCCGCTGACCACGCCCGCGTTCGCCTGGTCCAGCCACGCGAGCATCTGCTCGTGGCTCATGCCGTCGAAGAACGTACCGCCCGAACTCTGAGCGTCACGCATCAGACCGTCCCGCCCTCGACCGGCATCCCGTCACCCTCCCCGCACGAAGCGTGCCATCAACTCTAACCGCCGCCTTCTGACAGCTGACTTCCGAGGGCTGTGCCGTTCATCCAACCCTCACCTCCGTTCGTTTCGCGTGAGTACTTCTACTCAGCCGTGGTCCTCACTTCTGCCGGGAGAGATTCCACCTGGCGCCGCACGATGTTCGTCGGGGTCGCGTTATTTTTCCTTGAAGCGGGGGAGTTGTTCCGGGAAGTCCTGGTTCCCTTGGCACTTGCCCAGGGTGTAGGCGCGGCGGGTGAGCTCGTAGGCGTAGTCGGCCAGTTCTTGCCGCAGAGGGAGTCCAGTGATCAGGCTTTCCCCGGTCACCGATACATAGGCGATCAGTGCGTACCCCTGCCTGGCGTCTGACACTTCGGTTCCAGCGGGAACACATGGAATGTAGACACTGGAAAAATCATCTCTGGACAGGGCGGAAAACTCTCCTGTGGACACCAAGTTCCCTTTGGCGTCCGAGGATTCGACTCCATAGTGCTTCTGCCATGCACTTCGCGAAGAGTCTTGGATGTCCACGCCTCCTGAAAGGATGGAATCACCGGCGAAGATTCCGCAGGAGAACTTGAAGTTATCTCTTGTGCCGGAGGTGCTGAATTGCTCTTTCGCTGTTCGCGTTTCTGGCAGCAGGCGGATCACGCTGTCTCGGCCTGCGGCGCCGTCGCAGACCTTTCCCGGGAGTCGTTCGAGTCCCTTGGTGAAGATTTCCTGATAAGCGAACCAGCCTCCTACTGCTAGAGCCAAGGCGGTTGCGCAGAGGACTATATCTTTCCGCTTACCTTTCATTGAGTCAGTTCGGCCTTTCCATGCTTCGCTCCAAAATTGTGCTGCTCGAATCCCATCCATCATTGACGGCGTTGCGGACGATGCTGTTCATCTCGTCCTCCGGGAGGTCTATGTCGTGCCGGTTCAGTGCGTCCTGGACGGACCACTGTGCCATTTGACTGACCGATTCCTGGTATGCGTTGAGGTCCTGTCCGGTCCGGTATATCGCCGCGTCGACCGTGCCCTCCATCTCCCTTCCCTCGAAGATTTGTTTCACGGCTGTGGCGGCGACTCCGGAGAAGGCGGCGCTTCCTACGGCGGCCACCGGGGCGAACGGCAGCGGTGCCAGGGCGGCAAGGCCGCCGGCTCCTGATGAGATGGCCGTGTTGAAGAGGTCTCCTTGCGTCTCGAGGCCGTCGTTGTGGTCCTTCTCGGATTCGGCGGCGTCCTTGATCTCGGCGTCGGCGACGGCGTGGCCGACGATCCCTTCGATGATTCCCGCGTTCCTCCCGATGTCTTCGAGGACTCGCTCCCGCGATCCTTCGAAGAGGGACGGGTCTGTCAGGTGAGCTTCGAGCAGGCTGGCGGTGTAGATGCTCTCCCCGTAGATGATGCCCGCTCTGCCTGCCGGGTCCAGTGCGACAGCCGACAGGAACCGTGCGACGTCTGTCTGATCGAGCCCGTCATTTTTCTCGCTGTTGGTGAGGAAAGACGCTTCTGAATTCGGCCCGCCCAGTACCCGGCTGATCTCCGGCATGTAAGAAGCCGCCATATGCCCGAAGCTCTCCCCCATCTCCCGCTTCACCAGGTCCGAGCCCCCGTCAGGATCGGCGACCGCCGCCATGATGTTGGCCATGAGGTTCACCTGTGCCGCGCTGTGTGGTGGCGCCACATACGCGGGATCCCCGGCGGGCACCCCCGTCACCGCCGCCTCCAGGGCGCGTCCCAGTGGGCCGCCCCGGTCCGTGTACTGGGTGGTGCCGAGCAGTCGGTCAAGGTCGGTCTTGGAGGCGAACGCGTGGGTCGCGGCCTCGGGGTTGTGGGACAGGCCCTCGAAGAGACCTTCCAGGGGGTCGCGGCCGGTGCCGTCGCCGAAGACGAGGTCGAGGCCGTCGTGGCCGTTGACCCACAGGGCGTCGGTGTTGGACTCGCCCGCGCCCTTGTCCGCCTTGAAGAGTTTCTCCCGGTGGGCGTCGAGGAACTCGGTGTCGTAGCGCCCTTCCCGCATCAGGCTGCTGATCACCTGGGAGCCCAGCGCTCCTACCGGGTTCATCGATCCGGCGGCGCGGAAGTTGGTGTTGCTCTCGGCGAGGACGTCCTTCTTCCAGTCCTTCATGGCGTCCGACTCGGAGAACGATGCGGTGGCCAGGGTGAGGCTCAGGTTCTCCTGGAGACTCTTCATCGTGTCGAGCTCGGCGCCCCGCGCGCCCGCGTGGGCGTGGGCCATCTCGGTCCAGAACTGGAGTGTGCCCTTGGCGCCCAGCTGGGTGGCGAATCGTTCGGAGAAGAGCGGGTCGTCGCGGTACTGCTCCATGGTGCGGTTGAAGGCGGTGATTCCGGCGGGTGTCATGTCCGCCGGCTTCCTGGCCGCCTTCGCGAGCTGTTCGGCGGCGGCGACGGCCTTGGCGGCGGAGTCCCGGTCCGCGTAGGCGGCGTCGGTGAAACCGTGCTCGGCCTGGTCGGCGAGGAGGGTGAGGACCTTCGCGGCACTGCTGTCGCTCTCGGTGGCCTTGCCGAGGATGCGCTGGATCTCGTCGCGGAGGCTTTCGGCGGCCTTCTGGCTCTGCGCGTCGGTCTTTCCGCTGGGGTCGGACGCCCAGTCGGGACGGACAGAACGGGTGACCTGGAACGTACCGGCGCCGGTGTCGAGTACCACCAGTCCCAGTTTCCCGGCCCGCTCGATCGCGTCGTTCAACTGGGTCCGGTAGCCCAGCAGTTCCTTGTGCGTGTCACCCAGGATCTTGGCGATGGAGTCGGCCTGCGCGTGCGCGTCGGTGAACTCCGCGGCGGTCTTGTCGACGAACTCGCGGGTGACTGAGGCGTTGACCCCGGCCCACTTCGCCTTGTCCGACTTCGCTTTGAGGTTGTCCCGCGCGTCCCCCTTCAGGGTCGCGAGTTTGGACGTCATCTGCTCCCAGTCGGTGACCGCCTCACCGAGTTTCGTGAGGTCACCGAACCGGAGTGCTTCCAGGTCCATCGGCGTCAGTGGCCTTTCCGCTCGTCAAAACCCCGATCGAGGACGGAGATGCTGCTGACCGCGCCTCCGATGTAGGAGTCGGCCCCGCCGTGCAGGGTCTGCGTGTAGCGCAGGTGGTTGGAGATGTGCGCGCAAGCGTCCAGCAGCGAGCGGGACTGCTCGCTCCACCGCGTCGCCACATGCCCGAGCGCCGCGCCGAGGGCGTACCCCTCGCTCTTCAGCCCGCCCGCGGCGGCCTCCGAAGCGATCTGCGCGTGACGGCTGTACACCCCGAAGTCGTCGAACAGATCATGCGCGGCCTTGCCCACCGCCTCCAGGTCAGCGTTCCGCACCCGCAGATCACCCTGGGACGGGCCGCCGTCCGAGTCGGACAAGTGACTGTTAAGCTGCATCCCCGTGGACTGCCGTTGCGCCGCCGCGGCTTTGAGCTGCTCCCACTCGTCCCACGCCATGCGCGGCGCCCTCCCCGTCCCCGTGGTGATACCCGGCCGTGGCGGACGGGATCACGGCACCGCCGGGACAACTCCCGCCACCTCCAGGGAGATTACCGTTCCTTTGCTCGATCTTGCATGAGAGGTGATCGCGCACGGAGGGAAGCGGGAGGATGCAAGGTAGGATAAGTAGCATGACCGAGCCCACCGGTAAGTACTCGATCACCATGCCGCGCGACATCGCCGAAGCCGCCAAGGCCCGCAGCGGCCCCTCCGGCCTGTCCGCCTACGTCGCCGCGGCCGTCGCCCGCCAGATCGAGCGGGACAACCTCAACGAACTCATCACCGTGGCAGAGGCCGAACACGGCCCCGTCCTGGACGGAGAGATCCAGGCACTGCGCGACCAGCTCCACCAGGCCCGAGAGCAGCAGACCCGAGGCGGGGCGAACGCCGCGTGACCCCCTCTCCCGCCGTCCCCGGCGGCACCCTGGTCCTCGACAGCGAGGGACTGGCCAAGGCGGTCATGCGCGACCGCGCGGTCACCGGCTGGCTCGCCCTCGCCCGGGCCGACGACCTCCGGGTGATCACCTCCGCTGCCACGCTCGTGGAGGTGATCCACCCACGGATCAATCGCCCGGCCCTGGAATGGACCCTGTCCCGCCTCGTCGTCGAACCGATCACCGAGCCCATCGCCCGGCACGCCGCAGCGCTCCTCGCGGACGCCGGCCTACACGGCCACAAGTACGCCGTCGACGCCATGCTCAGCGCCACGGCACTGGCCGCCCCCGGACCCGTCACCGTTCTTACCTCCGACCCTGAGGACCTCACCGCGCTCTGCCTCGGGCGCGTCACCGTCATCAAGATCTGAGCTCGAGGGCTATGGCGCGGGCACCTGCGCGAAGGAGATGCCCGACACCCGCACACGGAGGGGTGCCCTCACCCGAAGACGTGAGCACCTCTCCACACGGAAACGCCCGCTACTCGTACCGCTCCCACGTATGCCCACCCCGATGCTCCTCGGCCAGCCAGCAGGCGTCCCGCCCCTGCGGGCTCCCG encodes:
- a CDS encoding CopG family transcriptional regulator, encoding MTEPTGKYSITMPRDIAEAAKARSGPSGLSAYVAAAVARQIERDNLNELITVAEAEHGPVLDGEIQALRDQLHQAREQQTRGGANAA
- a CDS encoding WXG100 family type VII secretion target; its protein translation is MRDAQSSGGTFFDGMSHEQMLAWLDQANAGVVSGAADRLKKAADEIEKIAEELKVRPQWVAWKGEGADAFRTWAADLANATLRLSDFSRDSGTWLGHASDAISLAQSAIPRDLPGTTANLAAVNAARNDPDAASIASKSSAELAALKADQEKVRLEAATQMNKLAQSYSWSATQLNSLERPRLPPPPQAVMPQNVLSADAKGVADSGTAGSSGTISARTLHAASSGAAGSESAGVSPVGQVSGAPVVQPRVPGETLPPVRTGIDSVGTLPTQTPVDTPRVPADPGPVRGPVPQTGPVPPLFSSGQALPVNNPTPQGRTLGAGRVPMSPVGHEPGTVFGRTPGISGGSNGIIGGRPVLPSESRPTGAIPRGTVVGGEGAPVRGPMGPMGHTPGTTNPFGRAAGTPGTAPGGRPVSPSGSGGIVGGRPASNAGVVGGSSIQRPRNTGGQVPGAVRTPVTGGTTAAGRPGEGRTGAAASGPSQSVPLRNARNGSGRPYGATEDEETWRRNHRPTVPPVVD
- a CDS encoding DUF4232 domain-containing protein, with translation MRAVPLRLCVAVFSAALVLSACSGGGDDEKNADAGASPSASAAGGGSGCAADKLDAAVGAVNAAPGVGDSGNVTFTLTNTGAECSLAGFPQLELKAGGASAVVPQDPAAVAQEVTLPEQGTASFTVTYTRGDGDKAIKATKLAFGVAAGAVKEFDWSYGDVVLADAKKADATVSGFQQAGD
- a CDS encoding DUF2786 domain-containing protein translates to MSTHPHPTVTQALKTALYDTTDTTLDTAASLLAADPTTDADLRARGEDLLTTAWHRGWQPADLVRLTRRDLTPAHTHHLTTLIRTQAKSDKHRGPRWTAQLTALPDNPPPRTDRFTEATNLLELYRLLLRLPTLEPLTEPGKPTAPTTNRTLAKIRALLAKAEATTYPDEAEALTAKAQELMARHSVDEALLAAGTPSPDTPTACRIGVEPPYEQAKAVLLDAVADANHCKSVWNEPFCFSTVVGFEADLEAVELLYASLLVQAETAMTRAEAAQRASGRKRTKTFRQSFLAAYAHRVGARLTEATRTQIPETLLPVLATRDIAVTTATDHLFPHTVTTRLRGITDEAGWTEGAEAADRATVENRPRLRD
- a CDS encoding PIN domain-containing protein translates to MTPSPAVPGGTLVLDSEGLAKAVMRDRAVTGWLALARADDLRVITSAATLVEVIHPRINRPALEWTLSRLVVEPITEPIARHAAALLADAGLHGHKYAVDAMLSATALAAPGPVTVLTSDPEDLTALCLGRVTVIKI
- the rpmB gene encoding 50S ribosomal protein L28: MSAHCMLTGAQPGFGNRISHSHRRTSRRFDPNIQSKRYWLPSEGRYVRLRLSAKGIKTVDSIGVEAAVVRIRARGVRV
- the rpsN gene encoding 30S ribosomal protein S14; amino-acid sequence: MAKKSKIAANERRQEIVARYAARRAELKEIIRRPSSSEEERAAARRELERQPRDASATRVRNRDQVDGRPRGYFRAFGLSRVSLREQAHAGYLPGVRKSSW
- the mycP gene encoding type VII secretion-associated serine protease mycosin; the protein is MSASSTRRGVRRVVAATVLGLLLTGAATAPAASAETIRQRQWYLDRMQAESMWKTSTGKGVTVAVIDTGVDPTNPDLVGRVLPGKDYATDQPGDEHTNYDTLGHGTGMAALIAATGANFGGNGSFGLAPGAKILPIRLPESGAGANMAEGNKIFNEALAQAIRYAADHGAKVINVSQAAREDTPEVAEAVKYALDKGSLIFASAGNSGNEANLPEYPAATPGVVGVAAVGKDLHRTDFSQYGPQVDMAAPGEDMVHACGGKTGLCTTSGTSDATALASASAALIWSVHPTWTNNQVLRVMLNTIGGPTDGAKRNDAIGYGIVRPRIALQNPGDPGPADVYPLPDLAEARQSASPSPVPSARASEPAKAAASSKGDDGTSWLGLGIAALVAIGAATAVVVRKRRTATPPEPRIQQHPSPQQGFGPPPVMPGSVPPPGQDSGTS
- the rpmG gene encoding 50S ribosomal protein L33 gives rise to the protein MARNELRPVIKLRSTAGTGYTYVTRKNRRNDPDRMTLRKYDPVVGRHVDFREER
- a CDS encoding type B 50S ribosomal protein L31 — its product is MREGIHPAYGPVVFRDRAANYAFLTRSTMTSEKTIEWEDGQTYPVVDVEISNVSHPFYTGTARVLDTAGRVERFEKRYGKRAGA